A stretch of DNA from Triticum dicoccoides isolate Atlit2015 ecotype Zavitan chromosome 2A, WEW_v2.0, whole genome shotgun sequence:
CTCTTTACGAAATATACGATTCTGCTCCAATGTACGGATAACCTTTGGTATTAAGATTTAAGAAAGTGATAACATACTAAACAAGTTCTACTATGCACTGATTTAATCACCATCTGATGGATAATCAATTGAGTCATCACTTGACTGGCTATTATTCCATAGTTTAAAGTGCTTAAGAGGCCTTACAAGGTAGATACGCATCTTCTTCTGGTCTTCTCTTCCTCCAACAGAAAAAGTACACCACAGCGATGGACAATATCACAGCAATTGTAGGCATCAGAATAGCTAGAACTTTACCTGCACTATTTCTCTTTTTCTCTGCAAGTAAATATATACCATCAAGACGGTATACTTGTTAGTTATAACGTCAATCGGAATCTTGTAGTACAtatattaatatggatcggagggagtaggatTTTCCTAAGAAAACCTTGTGAGTTTCAGAGCACAGAAACCATTTGCAAGATTGTCTGTATTTAAGGGTCATGTTGTTTTTGTATTTGCATCACACTGGCAATTAGTTAGCTAGTTTGCACATGTATATAAATATAGTTGAGCAATTCTATAACTGACACCTCAAGTACTCTGACGAAGCCTTGATTCATGTCTTATGATGAGCAGGAATGGAACAAGCCGGTGGTGTTAACTGATTCAGAATCTATATCAGGATAATTCTGTTACTGATTAAATCCTGTTTTTTTCACAGAAAGTCGAGAGGAACTCCCCCTTATTCCTAAACGTAATCATTTGTTGTTGCATGTTCTTACATATGCACGCCATTGCACATCAAAGAACCAATAAAATTCAGATTTTATAACTGCAGAAAAAAACTTGGGAGGAAATGATTTCCCTTCTTACAGCCAACTCACCTTCCCCTCCGGTCACCGGTGGCGCGGAAGCAGGCGGGCTCTCTACGAACTGCGGAAGCTGCACCAGCGGACGGCCGGGGAAGAAAGGGTACACCTCGTACCGGAAGTTGCACCACACCCCGAACATGCCCCCTCCTGTCCTGCCTCTGAACAAGTTGGGCAGCTGCCCAATTATGATGCTGAGGCAGCTCCGGCAGACGTCCGCCGTCTTTTCCTGCGCGCACTGCGCCAGCGCGTAAATCGTGGTGTTCCTCCTGTCGCCGAAGCCCTCCTCCCCCGTGCCGAACCTCCTGGAGGAGTCCTCCACCGCGTGGTCCGCGGTGGCGTTGAGGAGCAGCCCGACGGCGGCGTCGAACGCCGGCGTGGCCACGACCCGGGAGCGCAGGAGCGTGTAGGTTGTGACGAGGTAGTCGTCGTCGAGGAGGAAGTTGCGGTTGGAGAAGCGGAGCTGGCAGAGGTCGTAGAAGATGATGACGTCCTTGTAGAGCGGGCACGCCCGCCGCGCGCCGCGGAAGGCGGCCGCGACGCAGGCCTCGCAGGCGGAGGCGTTGGCGACGTCGCCGCGGCAGAGCGCCTGGCCGTAGACGATGTCCGGCACGTCGCCGACGTCTCCGGTGGCGTAGAAGGCTGGAGACAAGGAGGCGTTCCTGGGGAGGGTGGCGGAGAGAAGATCGATGTTGGCCCGGTAGGTGGTGTTCTGCATGTAGTTGCCGCTGGGGGGATAGGGCCCGCAGATCGGCCACGGAGGCGGCTCGTCATCGGCGGCGGCGAGTGGCGCGTGGAGGATGGAGAGGAGGAAGGTCGCAGCGACGCCGTAGTCCAGAGTTGATCTTGACACTGACCAGTAGTCCAGAGCGCCGTAGCTATGTAGAACACCTGACGCAGAAAAAGGCCAAAGAAACAAATGGTCAAGCCACCTCAATTGACCAATTCCACCATGCGCCACGCGACCTAACCGTATCAGATCACGACCTCACTCTACTCATCCTACTCCTTTCGCCATCAGCTGCTGCGCCAAGGCAGCAACAGTTCGATCGTCAGCGTCGGCCGTGGAAAatccacacttctatttacttggaAACTACCAGTACGCCCGTACTGTACCTCTACTCCGCGATAGCACCCAGCAGCTCAACTCCATGGCGATGGCGGCCATGCGCATGCGACGCAGTCTTGCTCTCCGTTACCacctcgccgccctcctcctcctcctcctcgcgttcCTCAACGCGCCGCTCGCCGGCGCGCAGCCGCTGCCGTGGCAGCTCTGCGACGCCGCCGCCGGGAACTACACGGAGGGCAGCGCCTACCAGGCCAACATACGCGCCCTCGCCGGCGGCCTCCCCAGGAACGCCTCCGCGTCCCCGGCGCTCTTCGCCAAGGGCTCCGCCGGCGCCGCGCCAGACGCCGTCTACGCGCTCGCGCTCTGCCGCGGCGACACCAACGCCTCCTCCTGCGCGGCCTGCGTCGCCGCCGCCTTCCGGAACGCGCAGCAGCTCTGCGCCTTCAACCGGCGCGCCACCATGTTCGACGACCCCTGCATCCTCCGCTACTCCGCCCACGACTTCCTGGCCAACGTCACCGACAACAGCGGCAGGTTCGTCGCGTTCAACGGCAACAACGTCaccgcgggcgcggcggcggcggcgttcgacGCCGCCTCCGGCCGGCTCGTCAACGCCACCGCCGACTATGCCGCTGGGGACCCGACCCGGCGGTTCGGCACGGGGGAGGAGGGGTACGACGCGACGTACCCCAAGATTTACTCGCTGGCGCAGTGcacgccggacatggcggcggacgaCTGCCGGACCTGCCTCAGGGACATAATCGAGAAGTTTACCCCGCAGTACTTCGTGGGGAAGCCGGGCGGGAGAGTCTTCGGCGTGCGATGCAACTTCCGGTTCGAGACCTACTCCTTCTTCTCTGGACGCCCACTGCTGCAACTCCCGGACGTGCTGCCTCCTGCACCGGCGCCAGCGCCAGCGGCGGCCGAAGAAGGTGAGTTTCTGAAACAAAAGTGACTCTTCAGGCGCATATGATTGCTGTTCTTTCGTGCTTGATTGGAGTCACTTGGATGGTGGAACACTTCTCTGCAGTCTGAACTACACTATGACTGATGCGCGCCTTGTCTGAAATTCACATCATTTGTTTGCAGAAGGAAGAAGAAATAGGACAGGATTGATCTTGGCCATCACACTACCTATAGTTGCTGCAATGCTTCTCATTTCAACGTGCGTTTGCTTCTGGAGGAGGAGAAAACCGGCAGAAAGAAAGCCGTCAGTACCACTACCATGTAAGCCACTAGCCCCTCTACTCTTAACACCGTCAATTTATCAACTGGCCTAGCAGCAGGGGAATGGTGATTCACTGGTTACCTAAATTTACTCAAAGTCCAAGTTCATGATGGTCTCTTAAtactgtactccctccgtaaagaaatataagagtgtttagatcactaaagtagtgatcaaaatgctcttatatttctttacagagggagtattagttAAACACGCACCAGCGATTCAACCAATGATGCACTCGCACTAGCTGAAAAGCAAACATTCTAACTACCGGAACCACTCATGCTCAATTGACTGCATTTCAGTTATACGCTGATCATTGTGCACCCTCCTTGTTGCTACAGATTCAGCTACTAATCCAGATGACATCCAAAGCATCGATTCCCTCCTACTTGATCTATCGACGCTGCGGGCTGCAACAGATAACTTCGCCGAGAGCAACAAGCTTGGGGAAGGAGGGTTCGGTGCGGTTTACAAGGTGCCAATCAAACATTCATATAGTGGTATTACGCAAATTTCATGTTGGTTGGTTGTTCACATCTTTGTTGGCCGGATTGCACAGGGTGTCCTCTCTGAAGGTGAAGAGATAGCCGTGAAGAGGCTGTCACAGAGCTCCACGCAAGGGATAGAAGAGCTGAAAACAGAGCTGGTTCTGGTCGCTAAGCTTCAGCACAAGAACCTTGTGAGGCTCCTTGGCGTTTGCCTGGAAGGACAGGAGAAGCTGCTCGTGTACGAGTACATGCCCAACCGGAGCCTCGACACCGTTCTCTTCGGTACTACGTACTACGTTCCATCAGTTCTCTTCGAACCGCAGCAGTAGGTGTCACGTACTGGCTCCGGGTTCTGATGGTCGTTTCCTGGTTGTTCCGTTGGCAGATGCAGGGAAAAGCAGGGACCTGGACTGGGGGAAGCGGCTCAAGATCGTGAACGGGGTTGCCCGGGGCCTGCAGTACCTCCACGAGGACTCCCAGCTGAGGATCGTCCACCGGGACCTCAAGGCCAGCAATGTGCTCCTGGACTCGGACTGCAACCCCAAGATCTCGGACTTCGGGCTGGCGAAGCTGTTCGGCTGGGATCAGTCGCAGGCCGTCACCAGCCACATCGCCGGAACGTAGTAAGCACGCACAGCATTTCGTTTAGTACTACTAGCCAATGCGTAGACGTTTATTTACACGACGATTTGGCTCGTGTTGCACGCAGCGGATACATGGCGCCGGAGTACGCGATGCGCGGGCAGTATTCCGTCAAGTCGGACGCCTTCAGTTTCGGCGTGCTGCTCCTGGAGATCGTCACGGGGAGGAAGAACAGCAGCTTCGCTAGCCCGGACTCGGAGCCATCCCTTGACCTCTTAAGCCTCGTGAGTAGTACTACTTCTGATTTCTGCTCCTCAAGATTATATATGACACAAAACTGTCGCAACATTCTTGGCACATGCATGCAGGTATGGGAGCACTGGACTAGCGGAACAGTCGAGAAGCTGGTGGATCCGTCCCTCGGCGGCCGTTCGCCTGGAGGCCAGATGCTGAAGCTGGTCAACATCGGCCTGCTGTGCGTCCAGGACAGCCCCGCCGACCGGCCCACGATGTCGGCGGTGAACGTCATGCTCAGCAGCAGCACCGTGTCTCTGCAGGCGCCGTCGAGGCCGACGTTCTGCGTCGACGACATGGAGGGTTTCTCGGGCATGTACTCGGGTGCGTATCCAGGGGGATCCCAGTCCACCGGGGACAGCAAGCCCCAGGCAGCGATGTCGCCGTCGCCGAACGAGGTGTCACTCACGGAGATCGAACCAAGATGATGAGCGCGTAGGTTAAACCCAAGACAAACTCGCCGTCTCCATCGCATATATAGTCCTGAACCTGCTTGTAATAACTTAATCAGTTAATCTCCTGGATCATTATCTATGGTGGTTGTACTAGCTTGCGATAATGTTTCACggcttactagtagtatttttatcAGAGAATGTTAGTGGTACTATATTTTCTTTGTTCTAATCAGTCACTTAGGGACTGCACTTGCTTCAGGGACAGCAAGACCACTTCATAGCAAATCGAAGTTCAGTTTTGTTGTAGTAAACCTGGCAAATCGAAGTTCAGTTTTGTTGTACTAAACCTGGCAAATCGAagttaagggcctctttgattcgcaggattgttAAAATAAAGGAATAGGAAAAATGCAGGAATAGAATGGCATGTCCCACAATATCCTATAGGATTTGAAAGAATGTTTGATAGCGCAGGAAAAACAAAGAAATTCTACAAAAaagtttgagtggatggaaattttccttcaaaatgtagtacaaatggaTCCTATAGAAAATTTTTATGGatgccaatcctacgaatcaaacgagcatcacatgaaaaattcctaagggttcaaatccttcaaaaatcctatacaattcctttgaatcaaaggagccctaaatTGTCTGAACAGAGGCCACAAGCGTTAGAAAGCCGAGAATAACTGTTGGTGAGCCCAGTGGACTGGACAGGTGAAGATTCATTTTCGCGATCGTTGCGCACATAGTCCAGATTTGCCGAGGTAACCTAATTAATAAGCAAATTGTTGCAAGTTGTACATGTAGTCAAGATGGCCGAGTTGGTCTAAGGCGCCAGTTTCAGGTACTGGTCCGAAAGGGCGTGGGTTCAAATCCCACTCTtgacattttctttttcttttaacctTTTTGTCCTATTTTTTGAATTGATGGCCCATATACTAAAATATGTAgatttttatttttcaatcttttgAATTAAATGGCCCACAGCACATGAATACTAAAACAGTACATACGACTAAATACAAAAAATGAACATGACATGAATACGaaaacattttctttttcttttaacttTTTTTGTCCTATTTTTTGAATTGATGGCCCATATGCTAAAATACATAgatttttatttttcaatcttttgAATTAAATGGCCCACAGCAAATGAATACGAAAACAGTACATGCGACTAAATACAAAATATGAACATGACATGAATACGAAaacatttcctttttcttttaactTTNNNNNNNNNNNNNNNNNNNNNNNNNNNNNNNNNNNNNNNNNNNNNNNNNNNNNNNNNNNNNNNNNNNNNNNNNNNNNNNNNNNNNNNNNNNNNNNNNNNNNNNNNNNNNNNNNNNNNNNNNNNNNNNNNNNNNNNNNNNNNNNNNNNNNNNNNNNNNNNNNNNNNNNNNNNNNNNNNNNNNNNNNNNNNNNNNNNNNNNNNNNNNNNNNNNNNNNNNNNNNNNNNNNNNNNNNNNNNNNNNNNNNNNNNNNNNNNNNNNNNNNNNNNNNNNNNNNNNNNNNNNNNNNNNNNNNNNNNNNNNNNNNNNNNNNNNNNNNNNNNNNNNNNNNNNNNNNNNNNNNNNNNNNNNNNNNNNNNNNNNNNNNNNNNNNNNNNNNNNNNNNNNNNNNNNNNNNNNNNNNNNNNNNNNNNNNNNNNNNNNNNNNNNNNNNNNNNNNNNNNNNNNNNNNNNNNNNNNNNNNNNNNNNNNNNNNNNNNNNNNNNNNNNNNNNNNNNNNNNNNNNNNNNNNNNNNNNNNNNNNNNNNNNNNNNNNNNNNNNNNNNNNNNNNNNNNNNNNNNNNNNNNNNNNATGAATACGaaaacattttctttttcttttaacttTTTTTGTCCTATTTTTTGAATTGATGGCCCATATGCTAAAATACATAgatttttatttttcaatcttttgAATTAAATGGCCCACATCACATGAATACGAAAACAGTACATACGACTAAATACAAAATATGAACATGAATGAATGATCTAAATACGAAATGTGAATATGAATATGCATGTATGATTTAAATACGAAATATAAATACATAGAAACACAAAGGATACAGGTGGGCGTGGGTTCAAATCCCATTCCtgactttctttttctttttctttttttgaattgGTGGCCCATATGCTAAAATATGTAgatttttatttttcaatcttttgAATTAAATGGCCCACATCAAATGAATatgaaaacggtaaatatgatcttGCATTGGTTCTTACAAAAATTAGTtcttgtgatgtgtttgttggtTTTACTCCTTTGCATTGGTTCTTGTGAAAATTAGTTGGGCTCGTGATGTGTTGATTGCTTGAGCTTAGCATGCAGGTTTCTAAGTCATGTAGTCTCTACAGCTATAGTACAcaatttttttgaatatttgaaTCAACCTTCTTTTGGCATGTCTTACCCGCAATTGACAGAACAGATTCATCTGTAGCCATCCACTCTATTAGATCGAACGTCTCATATCTCCTTTATTCGCCACCCATGTGATCCCGCCAAACCTAAAAAAATGAGTCGCCCTTCTGGAGAATTCCACAACACATAGCCGCCTTCCATCAAAtcgattgccgccaccaatctccgTCGGTTCATCTCACGCTGATCTACTAAGCCCCCCCGATGCTTTTCGTACGCAATTTCTCTAGCCCGTGCGTCACACACCACCACCTTCACCAGTTCATCCCCTCAGTCGCCACCACCAGAACATGCGAATCACCTCCACCTCCAGATTGCAGATCCACCCCTGTCTCCTTGCAGGCTCTGACTTGGTTTGAAATTCCTAGTGAGTCCAGGCTCACGGGAGCTGAACATCCTTCTACTGCCAACTGACCATAAGTAAGCTAGCCCATCCTTTTATGTTACTTTGGGAATTTTGAGACGATTTTTTTCATGAGAATGTTGCGCAAGTGATTCTTCTTGCCAATGCTGATGTGAAATACAGTTATACATATCCACTGGTCTGGCTGTAGCTTGCTCATTTTTTCTACTTTTTTTGCAtgcaagtgctacctcttgagcttgcgttggtttttcccttaaagaggaaagagtgatgcatagcgtaagtatttccctcagttttgagaaccaaggtatcaatccagtaggagacaacgcgacaagccaccgaatacctgcacaaataaacaccaacttgcaaccgacgcgacaaaggggttgtcaatcccttcacggttattcgcaaagtgagatctgatagagatggataaacgataaagtaatatt
This window harbors:
- the LOC119354258 gene encoding cysteine-rich receptor-like protein kinase 10, with product MAMAAMRMRRSLALRYHLAALLLLLLAFLNAPLAGAQPLPWQLCDAAAGNYTEGSAYQANIRALAGGLPRNASASPALFAKGSAGAAPDAVYALALCRGDTNASSCAACVAAAFRNAQQLCAFNRRATMFDDPCILRYSAHDFLANVTDNSGRFVAFNGNNVTAGAAAAAFDAASGRLVNATADYAAGDPTRRFGTGEEGYDATYPKIYSLAQCTPDMAADDCRTCLRDIIEKFTPQYFVGKPGGRVFGVRCNFRFETYSFFSGRPLLQLPDVLPPAPAPAPAAAEEEGRRNRTGLILAITLPIVAAMLLISTCVCFWRRRKPAERKPSVPLPYSATNPDDIQSIDSLLLDLSTLRAATDNFAESNKLGEGGFGAVYKGVLSEGEEIAVKRLSQSSTQGIEELKTELVLVAKLQHKNLVRLLGVCLEGQEKLLVYEYMPNRSLDTVLFDAGKSRDLDWGKRLKIVNGVARGLQYLHEDSQLRIVHRDLKASNVLLDSDCNPKISDFGLAKLFGWDQSQAVTSHIAGTYGYMAPEYAMRGQYSVKSDAFSFGVLLLEIVTGRKNSSFASPDSEPSLDLLSLVWEHWTSGTVEKLVDPSLGGRSPGGQMLKLVNIGLLCVQDSPADRPTMSAVNVMLSSSTVSLQAPSRPTFCVDDMEGFSGMYSGAYPGGSQSTGDSKPQAAMSPSPNEVSLTEIEPR